The Argopecten irradians isolate NY chromosome 4, Ai_NY, whole genome shotgun sequence genome has a window encoding:
- the LOC138320416 gene encoding uncharacterized protein → MDDLPECMRRRPRRQSLYQGEAREVSADGDYVSLRESRLKRAKQKPIDDIDEDEDDEDPIITTYDVTQSSPQENTRALDMFFKIEKGKLSDIEDLIKKVDLSLLQCVTSVGELKDMNILHFALHHKRFDVAKVLIEKAGAVLASQTFSFPGSTCTALHQITECNAIELAKLILKKKSKAEQHRMIKEEMVKDIPTQRSRSFSCYHLAAFNGFTELVLLYLSTGIDVNLLNSKNDSAVLWAARWGHVTTVSVLLDNNADANIENDKKSTALHWAVRYEQSNTVKILLKKGKVSPNHIRSMGLVAPLVLASAIGNNRIVKLLLTHGADVNIVIRGGECALHHAAKEGHIKVVKTLLRYGADINRQDEKGDMAINLASLKGHADIVNILLMKGGDMFHNNDIGEDCWDCAIQQEANDVLYVLSKHYGAAKQKAGFSGIPPISVATRLGRVQKIKTLLKMKFDPEEGDYDENTCLHYAAMYNRDAVIREIGNRVNINKQNSKKETALHIACMKGNEEAVLALMEMNARSNIRNAFGETALHVVGYSSNSNPSIARAVLSHTIKIHDWVSVNCTDDAGNNALHLAGKFASPDVLWEFRFVRFKDTDVDGNTPLHEAVRPGCEEALHTALDIYESMQRDADINHPNNRGETVLHLAASAGFSDCVTRLIFYGADLARKDHHGNTVLHRLVTAIVDDANNTSLYMNVVDTILHESVRWCCNMTDIRYPSDNRHQFQQVQRKAVLSLINDFRNDGMLSVLGYASRRGCDVFLKRILSMPEITYFERSNTVYYDITHLTPMTNGSNRRCCGETRVLNSVSLIELLVTCDCTKRASKVLNLPPFRKIEMMYTSTIAWAYTFLMLLHVAYMSAFTFLGLEISAKFRELRNGTDIQSMDSILMATYIIVPLEPVIFLLNGMVVLMVMVCRRKISSSESFFILAVNLTFSILAFAWLSLVASRRLYHDYVLSVCLCIGWLYSISFTRGFKQVHYFWKMLLSMLTRDVLRFMFVFLFVLLAFSFSFHALFQVSADITDLYTYPFDTMFVVFNTMVGMADIFTDHLDEALLNTGRTSTFLKIMYVVYIIFSTIVLLNLLIAMMNDSYSNILNNQQVLWRVDSIKIGINVENLLQKFPKYFGKANIRYCKIADDYTNSIEERWYLIMTKEEIKLLYESDFKSRDIHPLGAVLEEQYKRLEKRVDNIEKLMTEHFAKTSSLLDKRFPKENQETEGEPQHSHRSAVLPKSSL, encoded by the exons ATGGATGACCTTCCGGAGTGCATGCGCAGACGGCCCAGGCGCCAGTCTCTATACCAGGGCGAGGCTAGAGAGGTGTCTGCTGATGGGGATTACGTCAGTCTCCGAGAATCTCGTTTG AAGAGAGCAAAACAAAAACCAATCGACGATATCGATGAGGACGAGGATGACGAAGACCCAATTATAACTACATATGACGTCACTCAGTCATCTCCACAAGAAAACACTCGTGCTCTagatatgttttttaaaattgAGAAAGGAAAGCTGTCGGATATTGAAGATTTAATTAAAAAGGTCGATCTCAGTCTGCTGCAATGCGTCACCTCCGTTGGGGAATTGAAGGACATGAACATTCTGCATTTTGCGCTACATCATAAGAGGTTCGATGTCGCCAAAGTACTTATCGAGAAAGCGGGTGCAGTTCTGGCAAGTCAAACATTTTCATTCCCAGGATCAACTTGCACGGCTCTGCATCAGATAACAGAATGCAACGCCATTGAGTTAGCGAAATTGATCCTGAAGAAAAAATCGAAAGCAGAACAACACCGAATGATAAAAGAGGAAATGGTAAAGGATATTCCAActcagaggtcaaggtcattttccTGTTATCACCTAGCAGCATTTAATGGTTTTACAGAGTTGGTTCTGCTCTACCTTAGTACGGGGATAGATGTCAATCTCTTGAATAGTAAGAACGACTCGGCAGTTCTGTGGGCGGCGAGATGGGGACACGTCACCACTGTGTCTGTACTGTTGGACAACAACGCAGACGCCAACATCGAGAACGACAAGAAGTCAACAGCTCTCCATTGGGCTGTAAGATACGAACAATCCAATACAGTCAAAATATTACTGAAAAAGGGTAAGGTCAGCCCAAATCATATCCGCTCTATGGGGTTAGTGGCGCCACTGGTTCTTGCATCAGCCATAGGGAACAACAGAATAGTAAAACTACTACTGACTCATGGTGCTGATGTAAACATCGTGATACGTGGTGGGGAATGTGCTTTACACCATGCTGCCAAGGAGGGACACATCAAAGTAGTGAAGACACTTCTCAGATACGGAGCGGATATCAACAGGCAGGACGAGAAGGGCGACATGGCTATAAATCTAGCGTCTCTGAAAGGACACGCCGACATCGTTAACATCCTTCTCATGAAGGGGGGCGACATGTTTCACAACAACGATATCGGGGAGGACTGTTGGGACTGTGCGATACAGCAGGAAGCAAATGATGTTCTCTACGTCTTATCAAAACACTACGGCGCCGCTAAACAGAAGGCGGGATTCTCAGGCATTCCACCAATTAGCGTAGCTACACGCCTAGGCCGCGTCCAGAAAATCAAAACACTACTAAAGATGAAGTTTGACCCAGAAGAGGGTGATTATGATGAGAATACATGTCTCCACTATGCCGCCATGTACAACCGGGACGCGGTCATACGGGAGATCGGCAATAGGGTCAATATAAATAAGCAAAACAGTAAGAAGGAAACAGCTCTGCATATAGCCTGTATGAAGGGAAATGAAGAGGCGGTACTTGCTTTAATGGAAATGAATGCTAGGTCGAACATCAGAAATGCATTTGGAGAGACAGCGTTACACGTGGTTGGCTATTCAAGTAATTCTAATCCAAGCATCGCCCGAGCAGTTCTGTCACACACTATCAAAATTCACGACTGGGTAAGCGTTAACTGTACGGACGACGCTGGAAACAACGCGTTACACTTAGCAGGAAAATTTGCAAGTCCGGACGTCTTATGGGAATTTCGATTTGTACGATTTAAAGATACGGATGTTGACGGCAACACACCACTGCACGAAGCCGTGCGACCGGGATGTGAGGAGGCATTACACACTGCCCTGGATATATACGAGAGTATGCAGAGAGACGCAGACATCAACCATCCGAACAATAGAGGAGAAACTGTGCTACATCTTGCTGCATCTGCCGGATTTTCAGACTGTGTGACGCGATTAATCTTCTACGGAGCCGACCTTGCCCGTAAAGACCACCATGGCAATACTGTTCTTCACCGGTTAGTTACAGCTATTGTAGATGATGCCAACAATACATCACTTTACATGAATGTTGTCGATACCATTTTGCACGAATCAGTTCGATGGTGTTGCAATATGACTGACATAAGGTATCCTAGCGACAACAGACATCAGTTTCAGCAGGTTCAGCGTAAGGCAGTCTTGTCGCTGATCAACGACTTCAGAAACGATGGAATGCTGTCTGTTCTGGGGTATGCTTCCAGGAGAGGATGTGACGTATTCCTAAAACGCATACTGTCTATGCCTGAGATAACATATTTTGAGAGGAGCAACACTGTGTACTATGACATCACACACTTGACACCAATGACCAATGGGTCGAACAGAAGGTGCTGTGGTGAAACCCGAGTTCTGAATTCTGTTTCTCTCATCGAATTGCTAGTTACATGCGATTGTACAAAGCGTGCTTCAAAAGTACTGAACTTACCACCTTTTCGAAAAATCGAAATGATGTATACATCGACGATAGCTTGGGCTTATACTTTTCTGATGCTCCTCCACGTTGCGTACATGAGTGCTTTCACATTCCTCGGTCTTGAAATATCGGCAAAGTTTAGAGAACTCAGAAATGGTACAGACATCCAAAGCATGGATTCAATATTGATGGCTACATACATAATCGTACCGCTAGAGCCGGTCATATTTCTGCTGAACGGCATGGTTGTGCTCATGGTCATGGTCTGTAGAAGGAAGATTTCTTCGTCTGAATCTTTCTTCATACTGGCAGTAAACCTCACATTTTCAATATTGGCATTTGCATGGCTTAGTCTTGTTGCCAGTCGCAGACTTTACCACGATTATGTATTGTCTGTATGTCTCTGCATCGGCTGGCTGTATTCGATTTCGTTTACACGAGGGTTCAAACAGGTGCATTACTTCTGGAAGATGCTTCTGAGCATGTTGACAAGAGATGTGCTACGGTTTATGTTTGTTTTCCTGTTTGTGTTGCTAGCGTTTAGCTTTTCCTTCCATGCCCTGTTCCAAGTATCTGCAGACATCACTGATTTATACACCTACCCGTTTGATACCATGTTCGTGGTATTTAACACAATGGTCGGTATGGCAGATATCTTCACGGATCATTTAGATGAAGCTCTGCTCAACACAGGAAGAACATCAACATTCCTGAAAATCATGTACGTTGTTTACATCATATTTTCAACCATTGTTCTGCTGAATCTATTGATAGCCATGATGAACGATTcctattcaaatattttgaacaatCAGCAGGTTTTGTGGCGCGTTGATTCAATTAAGATAGGGATAAACGTGGAGAATCTGCTACAAAAGTTCCCAAAATACTTTGGAAAAGCGAATATTCGGTATTGCAAAATAGCGGACGATTATACTAATTCTATAGAGGAAAGATGGTACTTAATCATGACAAAGGAAGAAATAAAGCTTCTGTATGAAAGTGATTTTAAGTCACGTGACATCCACCCATTAGGTGCAGTTCTTGAAGAACAATATAAACGTTTAGAAAAACGAGTCGATAACATTGAAAAACTGATGACAGAACATTTTGCAAAAACAAGTTCATTATTGGATAAAAGATTTCCCAAAGAAAACCAAGAAACAGAGGGCGAGCCCCAGCATTCTCATAGATCAGCGGTGTTACCAAAGTCATCTCTATAA